The following proteins are co-located in the Mycolicibacterium goodii genome:
- a CDS encoding cytochrome P450, translating to MTVSATQNVYFDPYDVEINADPYPTFARLREEAPLYYNQQFDFYALSRFDDVNKALIDHETFSSARGAIVELIKANIEIPSGALIFEDPPIHTAHRKLLSRMFTPRKINALEPKIRQFCAQSLDAVGGAGKFDMIKDFGAIMPMRVISALLGIPEEDQEKIRDYGNAQMRTEAGKPMRAAEEGLVDGSIFEAYIDWRKDNPSDDIMTELLNVEFTDEHGVTRKLTREELLIYINVVAGAGNETTTRLIGWATKILAEHPDQRRELVENPALIPQAIEEILRFEPPAPHVARYVTRDVEYYGQTVPAGSVMMMLIGAAVRDSRQFPPDGEVFDIHRQPRQHLAFSVGTHFCLGSALARLEGRIALEEILKRFPEWDIDLANAELSPTSTVRGWDSMPVLVR from the coding sequence GTGACAGTCAGCGCTACCCAGAACGTGTACTTCGACCCGTACGACGTCGAGATCAACGCCGATCCGTACCCGACGTTCGCCCGGCTGCGTGAAGAAGCGCCGCTGTATTACAACCAACAGTTCGACTTCTACGCCCTCAGTCGCTTCGACGACGTCAACAAGGCGCTCATCGACCACGAGACCTTCAGCTCGGCCCGCGGCGCCATCGTGGAGCTGATCAAGGCGAACATCGAGATCCCATCGGGCGCACTGATCTTCGAGGATCCACCGATCCACACCGCGCACCGCAAGCTGTTGTCACGCATGTTCACACCACGCAAGATCAACGCGCTCGAGCCCAAGATCCGCCAGTTCTGCGCGCAGAGCCTCGACGCCGTCGGCGGCGCCGGAAAGTTCGACATGATCAAGGATTTCGGCGCGATCATGCCGATGCGGGTGATCAGCGCGCTGCTGGGCATCCCGGAGGAGGACCAGGAGAAGATCCGCGATTACGGCAATGCACAGATGCGGACCGAGGCGGGCAAACCCATGAGGGCGGCCGAGGAGGGCCTGGTCGACGGGTCGATCTTCGAGGCCTACATCGACTGGCGTAAGGACAATCCGTCCGATGACATCATGACCGAGTTGCTCAACGTCGAGTTCACCGATGAGCACGGGGTCACCCGCAAGCTCACCCGCGAGGAACTGCTGATCTACATCAACGTGGTCGCGGGTGCGGGTAACGAGACCACGACGCGCCTCATCGGTTGGGCGACAAAGATTTTGGCTGAGCATCCCGATCAGCGCCGGGAACTCGTCGAGAACCCGGCCCTGATCCCGCAGGCCATCGAGGAGATCCTGCGGTTCGAGCCGCCCGCACCGCACGTGGCCCGTTACGTCACACGCGACGTCGAGTACTACGGGCAGACGGTGCCTGCGGGCAGCGTGATGATGATGCTCATCGGCGCGGCGGTCCGTGACAGTCGCCAGTTCCCGCCCGACGGTGAGGTGTTCGACATCCACCGCCAACCACGGCAGCATCTGGCGTTCAGCGTCGGCACCCACTTCTGCCTGGGCTCGGCGCTGGCGCGGCTGGAGGGGCGGATCGCGTTGGAGGAGATCCTCAAGCGCTTCCCGGAGTGGGACATCGATCTCGCCAATGCCGAACTCTCGCCCACATCGACGGTGCGGGGCTGGGATTCGATGCCGGTGTTGGTGAGGTGA
- a CDS encoding FadR/GntR family transcriptional regulator, which translates to MDALERVVEQIISSATRTPDGSIARLPTERQLAETLGISRGALREQLSALESLGLVTRTQGSGIHLAPTSPTPVRLYFDLSVRLGLITTDQLERGREMLEETVVRAAAIRATPADLAELEGYVEQMVDGTSSGDHQRADAADYNFHRCLYRIVDNPVLNLIADGLVDVLRELLTQRRVRAINSEEPDEHGHYRTDLIHQQIVGALRLRDPDLAAATMAAHFDQWRHITDEPDNEEATPGVRSVG; encoded by the coding sequence ATGGACGCCCTGGAACGCGTGGTCGAGCAGATCATCAGCTCTGCAACCCGGACCCCCGATGGTTCTATCGCGCGGCTGCCCACCGAACGCCAGCTCGCCGAGACGCTCGGCATCAGCCGCGGAGCGCTGCGCGAGCAACTTTCCGCCCTGGAGTCACTCGGGCTGGTGACGCGCACGCAGGGCAGCGGAATTCACCTCGCACCGACCAGTCCGACGCCCGTGCGCCTGTATTTCGACCTGAGCGTGCGGCTCGGGCTCATCACCACCGATCAGCTGGAACGCGGCCGGGAGATGTTGGAGGAGACCGTCGTTCGTGCGGCTGCGATCAGGGCGACGCCCGCAGACCTGGCCGAACTCGAGGGCTACGTCGAGCAGATGGTCGACGGGACGTCGTCAGGTGACCATCAAAGAGCCGACGCCGCCGATTACAACTTCCATCGCTGCCTGTACCGGATCGTCGACAACCCGGTGCTGAACCTGATCGCCGACGGGTTGGTGGACGTATTGCGGGAACTGCTCACCCAGCGGCGGGTTCGCGCCATCAACTCCGAGGAGCCCGACGAGCACGGCCATTACCGGACCGACCTCATCCATCAGCAGATCGTCGGGGCGCTGCGGTTGCGTGACCCCGACCTCGCTGCGGCGACGATGGCGGCCCACTTCGACCAGTGGCGCCACATCACCGACGAACCCGACAACGAAGAAGCCACGCCGGGCGTGCGTTCCGTCGGCTAG
- a CDS encoding NAD(P)-dependent oxidoreductase, producing MTFVGLGAIGLPMAAVLAKAGNQVVGVDPSEPARQRAADAGIDAVADIGLAPKAPIVLVMVATPDQLDTLVSEAGQAVGGQTWIVMSTIGPEALTAAAARLVSAGARVIDAPVTGGVARARTGELVIFAAGEQDAVDAVRDVLDALGTVRFIGSELGGGQAIKVVNQHLCSVHIVAAAEALHLADALGLDKAAVLDLVAHGAAGSWMLSDRGPRMLLGTDAPVTSTINIFVKDSGLVADAAARVGAPVPLLDVARSRYQKAGELGLGLRDDSRVIETYE from the coding sequence GTGACGTTCGTCGGCCTGGGGGCCATCGGCCTACCCATGGCTGCAGTGCTCGCGAAGGCCGGAAACCAGGTCGTCGGGGTCGACCCGTCCGAGCCGGCCCGGCAGCGGGCCGCCGACGCCGGGATCGACGCCGTCGCCGATATCGGCCTCGCCCCGAAGGCGCCGATCGTCCTGGTCATGGTGGCCACGCCCGATCAGTTGGACACCCTGGTGTCCGAGGCGGGGCAGGCGGTCGGCGGCCAGACCTGGATCGTGATGTCGACGATCGGTCCCGAGGCGCTCACCGCTGCCGCCGCACGGTTGGTATCGGCCGGGGCCCGTGTCATCGACGCCCCGGTGACCGGCGGAGTGGCCCGGGCCCGGACCGGCGAGCTCGTCATCTTCGCCGCAGGTGAGCAGGACGCCGTCGACGCGGTACGCGATGTGCTCGACGCGCTGGGCACCGTCCGGTTCATCGGCTCCGAACTTGGTGGTGGGCAAGCGATCAAGGTGGTCAACCAACACCTGTGCTCGGTCCACATCGTGGCCGCGGCCGAGGCGCTGCATCTCGCCGATGCGCTCGGATTGGACAAAGCCGCCGTACTCGATCTGGTTGCGCATGGCGCGGCCGGTTCGTGGATGCTCTCCGACCGGGGCCCGCGCATGCTGCTGGGCACCGACGCGCCGGTCACCAGCACCATCAACATCTTCGTCAAGGACAGCGGACTGGTCGCCGATGCCGCCGCCCGCGTGGGTGCCCCCGTCCCGCTGCTCGACGTCGCCCGTTCCCGCTATCAGAAGGCCGGCGAACTCGGCCTCGGCCTCCGCGATGACAGCCGTGTCATCGAGACCTACGAATAA
- a CDS encoding MFS transporter — protein sequence MTAPPNDTADSPAPVDNPRRVSIASMIGSAVESYDFFIYGTAAAAYFGSVFFHADEPIVGVLASFATLAVGFVMRPVGGYLGGHFGDRFGRKAVLFWSLVVMGIGTVLIGVLPTYDQIGVLAPILLIVLRMVQGVGFGAEWGGAVLMAVEHAPAHRRGFFGAIPQIGIPLGLVLANGAFLLSSALFDDDWVWRAPFLASAVMVAVGIYVRLGVSESPAFNEIKDADEIHRQPALEVIRSDWRMILRIVGLRLAETGGYYVATSFVLSYVGLAAISSKTDVLTGTLVGSALGVASLPLFGALSDRIGRKPVFLIGSVFTIAFGIPMFVLINTGAFIMIVVAVALALLLSHDPIFAVESSWFSEQFPANVRSSGISLGYNGASVIVGFVPFVATLVYGAMGWLGPALLFVAMGIISTALAVRTRETAPAKTTLETPDPQVQVA from the coding sequence ATGACCGCACCACCGAATGACACCGCCGACTCCCCAGCGCCGGTGGACAATCCACGCCGCGTGTCGATCGCCTCGATGATCGGCTCCGCGGTCGAGAGCTACGACTTCTTCATCTACGGCACTGCCGCGGCCGCCTATTTCGGCAGTGTGTTCTTCCATGCCGACGAGCCGATCGTCGGTGTGCTGGCGTCCTTCGCGACCCTCGCCGTCGGATTCGTCATGCGGCCCGTCGGCGGCTACCTGGGCGGCCACTTCGGTGACCGGTTCGGCCGCAAGGCCGTGCTGTTCTGGTCGCTTGTGGTCATGGGCATCGGCACCGTGCTCATCGGCGTGCTGCCCACCTACGACCAGATCGGCGTGCTGGCACCGATTCTGCTCATCGTGCTGCGGATGGTGCAGGGCGTGGGATTCGGCGCCGAGTGGGGTGGTGCGGTGCTGATGGCGGTCGAACACGCCCCGGCGCATCGCCGCGGGTTCTTCGGGGCCATCCCGCAGATCGGCATCCCGCTCGGGCTCGTGCTGGCCAACGGTGCGTTCCTGTTGTCGAGCGCATTGTTCGACGACGACTGGGTCTGGCGCGCGCCGTTCCTGGCGTCGGCGGTGATGGTGGCCGTCGGCATCTACGTGCGGCTCGGCGTCAGCGAGTCACCGGCATTCAACGAGATCAAAGACGCCGACGAGATTCACCGTCAGCCCGCGCTTGAGGTGATCCGCTCCGACTGGAGGATGATCCTGCGGATCGTCGGCCTGCGGCTCGCCGAGACCGGCGGCTACTACGTCGCCACCAGCTTCGTGTTGTCCTACGTGGGCCTCGCCGCGATCTCGTCGAAGACCGATGTCCTCACCGGTACACTGGTCGGCTCCGCGCTCGGCGTCGCCAGCCTGCCACTGTTCGGGGCCCTCAGCGACCGGATCGGGCGAAAGCCGGTCTTCCTCATCGGATCGGTCTTCACCATCGCCTTCGGCATCCCGATGTTCGTGCTGATCAACACCGGCGCTTTCATCATGATCGTCGTCGCGGTGGCGCTGGCACTGCTGCTCAGCCACGATCCGATCTTCGCGGTCGAGTCGAGCTGGTTCTCCGAGCAGTTCCCGGCGAACGTCCGGTCGTCGGGAATCTCCCTGGGCTACAACGGCGCATCGGTGATCGTCGGCTTCGTGCCCTTCGTCGCCACGCTCGTCTACGGCGCGATGGGCTGGCTCGGCCCGGCACTGCTGTTCGTCGCCATGGGCATCATCTCCACCGCGCTGGCCGTGCGCACCCGCGAGACCGCGCCGGCGAAGACAACTCTGGAAACCCCCGACCCACAAGTACAGGTTGCGTGA
- a CDS encoding transketolase — protein sequence MTILTDHPAIAPERVRRIREAALRIRHHALTQAEVQGQGYIGQALDIADVLAVLYTDQLNLRPAEPDWEGRDRCLLSIGHYAIALYAALAEAKFIPVDELDTYATDDSRLPMSGMAGYTPGMEISGGSLGHGLGIAVGKALGLRRKDNPAFVYNILSDGELDEGSTWEAVQTAAHFRLDNLIAVVDMNNQQADGPAQSMLGTEPVHDKFTVNGWDVRRVDGHDIPAIVDAFEDLRARRGRPKALICDTILGKGVAMLQSRDKLHFMQVAPDEWALAHQQLDEGFRS from the coding sequence ATGACCATACTCACCGATCACCCCGCCATCGCGCCCGAACGGGTGCGTCGTATCCGCGAAGCCGCCTTGCGGATCCGCCACCACGCCTTGACCCAGGCCGAGGTACAGGGCCAGGGCTACATCGGTCAGGCCCTCGACATCGCCGACGTGTTGGCGGTGCTCTACACCGACCAGCTGAATCTGCGCCCGGCAGAACCTGACTGGGAGGGGCGCGACCGGTGCCTGCTCTCCATCGGCCACTATGCGATCGCGTTGTACGCGGCTCTGGCCGAGGCGAAGTTCATCCCGGTTGACGAACTCGACACCTACGCCACCGACGACTCCCGGCTGCCGATGTCCGGGATGGCCGGGTACACACCCGGCATGGAGATCTCGGGCGGGTCGCTCGGGCACGGGCTCGGTATCGCGGTCGGCAAGGCACTGGGGTTGCGCCGCAAGGACAATCCCGCCTTCGTCTACAACATCCTGTCCGACGGTGAACTCGATGAGGGCTCCACGTGGGAGGCCGTGCAGACCGCTGCGCATTTCCGGCTCGACAACCTCATCGCCGTCGTCGACATGAACAATCAGCAGGCCGACGGTCCGGCTCAGTCGATGCTGGGCACCGAGCCGGTCCACGACAAGTTCACGGTCAACGGGTGGGATGTGCGCCGCGTCGACGGCCACGACATCCCGGCGATCGTCGACGCTTTCGAAGACCTGCGCGCACGCCGCGGCAGGCCCAAGGCGCTGATCTGCGACACGATCCTCGGCAAGGGCGTCGCGATGCTGCAGAGCCGCGACAAACTGCACTTCATGCAGGTCGCCCCCGACGAATGGGCGCTTGCTCACCAACAGCTCGACGAGGGGTTCCGATCATGA
- a CDS encoding transketolase family protein: MTTATPKKRLTSDAMIASIAEGDKVVRAPFGHALLAAAQDNPLIVGLSADLAKYTDMHIFRDAMPDRFYQVGMAEQVLMGAAAGLAEEGFIPFASTYSVFATRRAYDFICLDIAERMLNVNIVAALPGLTTGYGPSHQATEDIAILRGMPNLTIVDPCDSVDIEQAVPQLAASPGPTYLRLLRGAVPTVLDEYDYTFELDKAAKVRDGNEVLFISSGLMTERALQAAAQLEADNIGVAVVHAPTIKPLDEATILAEIAKDRLVFTLENHTVIGGLFESVASALVRNGVTRQVTPIALPDEFLVAGALPTLYDRYGISTSQIVQRVRSAL, encoded by the coding sequence ATGACCACCGCCACACCGAAGAAGCGGCTCACCTCCGATGCGATGATCGCCTCGATTGCCGAGGGGGACAAGGTGGTTCGCGCGCCCTTCGGGCACGCGTTGCTTGCCGCCGCCCAGGACAATCCGCTCATCGTCGGGTTGAGCGCCGATCTGGCGAAATACACCGACATGCACATCTTCCGCGACGCCATGCCGGACCGGTTCTATCAGGTCGGCATGGCCGAGCAGGTGTTGATGGGCGCGGCCGCCGGGCTCGCCGAGGAAGGGTTCATCCCGTTCGCGTCGACGTACTCGGTGTTCGCCACGCGGCGGGCATACGACTTCATCTGCCTCGACATCGCCGAACGCATGCTCAACGTCAACATCGTCGCCGCGCTGCCCGGCCTGACGACGGGTTATGGCCCCAGCCATCAGGCCACCGAGGACATCGCGATCTTGCGCGGCATGCCCAACCTGACGATCGTCGACCCGTGCGATTCGGTCGACATCGAACAAGCGGTGCCGCAGCTGGCGGCCAGCCCGGGACCCACCTATCTGCGGTTGTTGCGCGGAGCCGTGCCGACCGTGCTGGACGAATACGACTACACGTTCGAACTCGACAAGGCCGCCAAGGTCCGCGACGGCAACGAGGTGCTGTTCATCTCGTCGGGCCTGATGACCGAACGCGCGCTGCAGGCCGCCGCGCAGCTGGAGGCCGACAACATCGGCGTCGCGGTCGTGCACGCACCGACGATCAAACCGCTCGACGAGGCAACGATCCTCGCCGAGATCGCCAAGGACCGGCTGGTGTTCACGCTGGAGAACCACACGGTGATCGGCGGATTGTTCGAATCCGTCGCGTCGGCGCTGGTCCGCAACGGGGTGACCCGTCAGGTGACCCCGATCGCGCTGCCCGACGAGTTCCTCGTCGCCGGAGCGCTGCCCACGCTCTACGACCGGTACGGGATCTCGACGTCGCAGATCGTGCAACGCGTGAGATCCGCACTCTGA
- a CDS encoding class I adenylate-forming enzyme family protein: MSISLLLEMASSGNPDRTAVVSDDIRLTTGELSMLADGAAGVIAGCGAAHVAYVGTGGAMLPLLLFASARADIPFTPLNYRLSAEGLRELIDRLPQPLVITDSEYADVVAGAGMQVVTSENFLARAGTAEPVSEFADPDGVAVVLFTSGTTSRPKAVELTHNNLTSYITGTVEFDSAASEDAALICVPPYHIAGVSAAMSNLYAGRKMVYLRNFDAHRWVELVRAEGVTSATVVPTMLDRIVTALQTTGAELPTLRNLAYGGSKVALPLVRKALELMPGVGFVNAYGLTETSSTIAVLGPDDHRAALASDDPAVTRRLGSVGQVVPGIEVQIRAEDGTVLEAGETGELFVRGEQVSGRYAEIGSVLDEDGWFPTKDVATLDENGYLYIGGRSDDTIIRGGENIAPAEIEDVLVEHPDVRAVAVVGPEDPRWGQIIVAVVVPADGAEPDADELREHVRRHLRGSRTPDRVVFRAELPTNATGKVLRRQLVDELQPIS; the protein is encoded by the coding sequence ATGAGCATATCGCTGCTGCTGGAGATGGCATCGTCGGGTAATCCCGACCGCACTGCGGTGGTGTCCGACGACATCCGGCTCACCACAGGTGAATTGAGCATGCTGGCCGACGGCGCCGCAGGCGTGATCGCGGGTTGCGGTGCGGCACATGTCGCCTACGTGGGCACCGGTGGCGCGATGCTGCCGCTGCTGCTGTTCGCCTCGGCCCGTGCCGATATCCCGTTCACCCCGCTGAACTACCGGTTGAGCGCCGAGGGTCTGCGCGAGCTGATCGACCGACTGCCCCAACCACTCGTGATCACCGACAGCGAGTACGCCGACGTCGTCGCGGGCGCGGGCATGCAGGTCGTCACCTCCGAGAACTTCCTGGCCCGGGCCGGCACGGCCGAACCCGTATCCGAGTTCGCCGACCCCGACGGGGTCGCGGTGGTGCTGTTCACCTCGGGGACGACGTCGCGCCCCAAGGCCGTCGAACTCACCCACAACAACCTCACGAGCTACATCACCGGTACGGTCGAATTCGATTCGGCGGCATCCGAGGATGCCGCGCTCATCTGTGTTCCGCCGTACCACATCGCGGGTGTCAGCGCGGCGATGTCGAACCTGTACGCGGGCCGAAAGATGGTGTACCTGCGCAACTTCGACGCGCACCGGTGGGTCGAGTTGGTGCGCGCCGAGGGGGTCACCTCGGCCACGGTGGTGCCGACGATGCTCGACCGCATCGTCACCGCGCTGCAGACGACGGGTGCCGAGCTGCCGACCCTGCGCAACCTCGCCTACGGCGGATCGAAGGTCGCGCTGCCGCTGGTCCGCAAGGCACTCGAGCTGATGCCGGGCGTCGGCTTCGTCAACGCCTACGGCCTCACCGAAACCTCCTCCACCATCGCGGTTCTCGGACCCGACGACCATCGCGCCGCGCTGGCCTCCGACGATCCGGCGGTGACCCGCCGCCTCGGGTCGGTGGGGCAGGTGGTGCCCGGTATCGAGGTGCAGATCCGCGCCGAGGACGGCACGGTGCTGGAGGCGGGCGAGACCGGTGAGCTGTTCGTGCGCGGCGAGCAGGTGTCCGGCCGCTACGCCGAGATCGGGTCGGTGCTCGATGAGGACGGCTGGTTCCCCACGAAAGACGTTGCGACCCTTGACGAGAACGGCTACCTGTACATCGGCGGACGATCGGACGACACCATCATCCGCGGCGGCGAGAACATCGCGCCTGCCGAGATCGAGGACGTCCTGGTCGAGCACCCCGACGTGCGCGCCGTCGCCGTGGTCGGCCCAGAGGATCCCCGGTGGGGCCAGATCATCGTCGCGGTCGTGGTACCCGCCGACGGCGCCGAACCCGACGCCGACGAACTCCGCGAACACGTCCGCAGACATCTGCGCGGATCCCGCACCCCGGACCGCGTGGTCTTCCGCGCGGAACTGCCCACCAACGCCACCGGCAAGGTGCTGCGCCGTCAACTCGTCGACGAGCTCCAGCCCATCTCGTAG
- a CDS encoding SDR family oxidoreductase — MSSQPESFADRTMVVSGGSRGIGLAIALGAAGRGANVVLLAKTAEPHPKLPGTIHTAVADIEAAGGKGVAVVGDVRKEEDVARAIDTAVERFGGVDIVVNNASAIATEPTESLAVKKFDLMMDINVRGTFLLTKAALPHLRSSADAGHSPHVLTLAPPLNLNPYWLGAHPSYTLSKYGMTLLSQGWAAEYADSGIGFSCLWPETYIATAAVANGAGGAQLLKSSRSPEIMADAAVEILSRPAGEVNGQTFIDSEVLTAAGVRDLSGYGGGDRPTIDIFIDASGQGS, encoded by the coding sequence ATGTCCAGCCAACCGGAGTCTTTCGCCGATCGCACGATGGTGGTGTCGGGCGGCAGCCGCGGTATCGGCCTGGCAATCGCGCTGGGCGCGGCCGGGCGCGGCGCCAACGTGGTGCTGCTCGCCAAGACCGCAGAGCCGCACCCGAAGCTGCCCGGCACCATCCACACCGCGGTCGCCGACATCGAGGCCGCGGGCGGCAAGGGTGTCGCGGTGGTCGGCGACGTCCGCAAGGAAGAGGACGTCGCGCGGGCCATCGACACCGCGGTCGAGCGGTTCGGCGGTGTCGACATCGTGGTCAACAACGCCAGCGCGATCGCGACCGAACCGACCGAATCGCTCGCGGTCAAGAAGTTCGACCTGATGATGGACATCAACGTGCGCGGCACGTTCCTGCTCACCAAGGCCGCGCTACCGCACCTGCGCAGCTCCGCCGATGCCGGGCACAGCCCGCATGTGCTCACGCTGGCACCGCCGCTCAACCTCAACCCGTACTGGCTGGGCGCCCACCCGTCCTACACGCTGTCCAAATACGGGATGACGCTGCTTTCGCAGGGCTGGGCCGCCGAGTACGCCGATTCCGGCATCGGTTTCAGCTGCCTGTGGCCCGAGACGTACATCGCGACCGCGGCCGTGGCCAACGGCGCGGGCGGTGCACAACTGTTGAAGTCCTCGCGCAGCCCCGAGATCATGGCCGACGCGGCCGTCGAGATCCTGTCCCGTCCCGCAGGCGAGGTCAACGGCCAGACGTTCATCGACTCCGAGGTGCTCACCGCCGCAGGTGTGCGCGACCTTTCCGGTTATGGCGGCGGGGACAGGCCGACCATCGACATCTTCATCGACGCATCGGGACAGGGCTCATGA
- a CDS encoding methylmalonyl-CoA mutase family protein: MTEQPQPRVQTPSGIPLAPVYGPQDRRGEPPPPGTYPFTRGNFASGYRGKTWTFRQYSGFGTAEESNRRYRYLLDQGGTGLSVALDLPTQCGYDSDDEEYGEEVGRVGVAVDTLADAEILFDGIPLDAISTSFTINGTAAILLAFYVAAAEKSGVPRAKLTGTIQNDILKEYASRGTWIWPPEPSLRLIADTIEFCAAEVPRFNAISVAGAHFRDAGANAVQEMAFTLADGVTYCDTVIERGRMTIDEFAPQISFFFYTHGDFFEEIAKYRAGRRRWATIVRERYGATTDKASMFRFGCVSGGASLYAPQAQNNLVRVAYEALASVLGGVQSMFTAAWDEPFALPSEASATLALRTQQILAYETGVTKVADPLGGSYFVEALTDATEERIVEIMTDLEAHGGMVQCIEDGYLQGLIADEAFEIHRQVESGERPVVGVNKFVVDEPPPQIATYELDAEGRDLQLKRLSKVKAERDFGQVKATLAALSAAAEGDDNLMHKLIDCANAYCTVGEMVSALKAVWGEFQQPVVF, translated from the coding sequence ATGACCGAGCAACCCCAACCCCGGGTGCAGACCCCCTCCGGTATCCCGCTGGCACCGGTGTACGGACCCCAGGACCGCCGCGGCGAACCGCCGCCGCCCGGGACCTACCCGTTCACGCGCGGAAACTTCGCGTCCGGTTACCGCGGCAAGACCTGGACGTTCCGCCAGTACTCGGGGTTCGGCACCGCAGAGGAATCCAACCGCCGGTACCGCTACCTGCTCGACCAGGGCGGCACCGGGCTGTCGGTGGCCCTCGACCTGCCCACCCAGTGCGGGTACGACTCCGACGACGAGGAGTACGGCGAGGAGGTCGGCCGCGTCGGCGTCGCCGTCGACACCCTCGCCGACGCCGAGATCCTGTTCGACGGGATTCCCCTCGACGCGATCAGCACCAGCTTCACGATCAACGGCACCGCGGCGATCCTGCTGGCGTTCTACGTCGCGGCCGCCGAGAAGTCCGGCGTGCCGCGCGCGAAGCTCACCGGCACCATCCAGAACGACATCCTCAAGGAGTACGCGTCGCGCGGCACCTGGATCTGGCCGCCGGAACCGTCGCTGCGCCTGATCGCCGACACCATCGAGTTCTGCGCTGCCGAGGTGCCGCGGTTCAACGCGATCTCGGTGGCGGGCGCGCACTTCCGCGACGCCGGCGCCAACGCGGTGCAGGAGATGGCCTTCACCCTGGCCGACGGTGTCACCTATTGCGACACGGTCATCGAACGCGGGCGCATGACCATCGACGAGTTCGCACCGCAGATCTCGTTCTTCTTCTACACCCACGGTGACTTCTTCGAAGAGATCGCCAAATACCGTGCCGGGCGGCGTCGCTGGGCCACGATCGTGCGGGAGCGCTACGGCGCGACCACCGACAAGGCCTCGATGTTCCGGTTCGGCTGCGTGTCCGGCGGCGCGTCGCTGTATGCGCCACAGGCGCAGAACAATCTGGTGCGGGTGGCCTATGAGGCGCTGGCATCGGTGCTCGGCGGGGTGCAGTCGATGTTCACCGCGGCGTGGGACGAACCGTTCGCGCTGCCCAGTGAGGCATCGGCGACACTGGCGCTGCGCACGCAGCAGATCCTGGCCTACGAGACCGGTGTCACCAAGGTCGCCGATCCGCTGGGCGGGTCGTACTTCGTCGAAGCGCTGACCGACGCCACCGAGGAGAGGATCGTCGAGATCATGACCGATCTCGAAGCCCACGGCGGCATGGTGCAGTGCATCGAGGACGGCTACCTGCAGGGGCTCATCGCCGACGAGGCCTTCGAGATCCATCGGCAGGTCGAGTCCGGTGAACGGCCGGTGGTGGGCGTCAACAAGTTCGTCGTCGACGAACCGCCGCCGCAGATCGCGACCTACGAACTCGACGCCGAGGGCCGCGACCTGCAACTCAAACGGCTCTCGAAGGTCAAGGCCGAACGCGATTTCGGACAGGTGAAGGCAACGTTGGCGGCGCTGTCGGCCGCGGCCGAGGGAGATGACAATCTGATGCACAAGTTGATCGACTGCGCCAACGCCTACTGCACGGTGGGGGAGATGGTGTCGGCGCTCAAGGCGGTGTGGGGCGAGTTCCAACAACCGGTGGTGTTCTAG
- a CDS encoding cobalamin B12-binding domain-containing protein, producing the protein MTTRVLVAKPGLDGHDRGAKIVARTLRDAGFEVIYTGIRQRIEDIVSIALQEDVALVGLSILSGAHVALTARTVEALRAADAGDIAVVVGGTIPEADVHKLLDAGAAAVFPTGTPLDTLVTEVRALTEKVTR; encoded by the coding sequence ATGACGACACGGGTGCTGGTCGCCAAGCCCGGTCTGGACGGCCACGACCGCGGCGCGAAGATCGTCGCGCGCACGCTGCGGGACGCGGGTTTCGAGGTCATCTACACCGGCATCAGGCAGCGCATCGAGGACATCGTGTCGATTGCGCTGCAGGAAGACGTTGCGCTGGTGGGTCTTTCGATCCTGTCCGGGGCGCATGTGGCGCTGACCGCGCGCACCGTCGAGGCGCTGCGGGCCGCCGACGCCGGTGACATCGCCGTCGTCGTGGGCGGCACCATCCCGGAGGCCGATGTGCACAAGCTGCTCGATGCCGGGGCGGCCGCGGTGTTCCCGACGGGCACGCCGCTGGACACGCTGGTCACCGAGGTGCGGGCGTTGACGGAGAAGGTGACCAGATGA